The nucleotide sequence GACGCGACAAACCGCCTACGAGCTCTTTACGCCCAATAATTCCGGACAACGCTCGCACCCTACGTATTACCGCGGCTGCTGGCACGTAGTTAGCCGGTGCTTCTTATCCAGGTACCGTCACTTGCGCTTCGTCCCTGGCGAAAGAGGTTTACAACCCGAAGGCCGTCATCCCTCACGCGGCGTCGCTGCATCAGGCTTGCGCCCATTGTGCAATATTCCCCACTGCTGCCTCCCGTAGGAGTCTGGGCCGTGTCTCAGTCCCAGTGTGGCCGGTCACCCTCTCAGGCCGGCTACCCGTCGTCGCCTTGGTAGGCCATTACCCCACCAACAAGCTGATAGGCCGCGGGCTCATCCTGTACCGCCGGAGCTTTCCACCACCAACCATGCGATCAGTAGTCGTATCCGGTATTAGACCCAGTTTCCCAGGCTTATCCCAAAGTACAGGGCAGATTGCCCACGTGTTACTCACCCGTTCGCCACTAATCCACCCCGAAAGGCTTCATCGTTCGACTTGCATGTGTTAAGCACGCCGCCAGCGTTCGTCCTGAGCCAGGATCAAACTCTCCAACAATGTCAAATTTGATCGAGGCAAAATATTCTTGCTCTCAAAGGAACCTCACACGAGGTTCAAATACATAAGCTCTACTGGCTTAGTTCACTAGCACACTGTTGAGTTCTCAAGCAACACGCTTTGTTTCAAAGCGATATTCACAAGCTTTTTGGTCGAGCATGCCGAGTCCTACACTGTTAGCCGTAGGGGGTCGGCGGCCGCTCGTGGGCCGACGCTGGACATTACCTGGTCCGGTTCGCGGTGTCAACCCGCTCGGCCCTGGTTCCTTGCCTCGGGGCTTTCGGCCCCGGCGGCCCGGTGTTCCTGGCGACGAAGAGAAGATTACATGCCCCGGAACCCCCTGAAAACAGGGGGGTCACTTAACGACATCGCCGCAGGTCAGCCGGTGTGGACCACCCTCATCCGACGGTCTTCAGGTAGCGCGGCGGTTTACGGGCGGGCGCGACGCGTTCGAAGTCGGCCGCGTAGGCGAGCACCCGGGCGTCCGTCCACTGCCCCGCCATGAACGAAACACCGACCGGGAGCTCGCCGACGAACGCGGCCGGCACGGTCACCGCGGGGTAGCCCGAGACGGCGGCCGGCGTCGACGACGGGATCACGTCGTTGTCGCCGGTCTTGCAGTCGGTCTTCCAGGCGGGCGGGTTCGTGGGCGCGGCGATCGCGTCGAGGCGGTACTTCGCGAGGGTCTCGTCGATCGAGCGTTTCGCCAGATCGGTGAGCTCGCGGCGCAGTGCCTGGTAGCCGGGGTCGGACGGGCCGGGCGCGGCGAGCGCCTGCTCGAAAAGTTCCTGTCCGGCGAAGCAGGTCTGCTCCAGCGGGTCGGACCGGTTGTAGGCGATGAGCGCGGCGAGGTCGCGCGGACCTTCCGGACGCGTGGCCAGGTAGCGATCGATGTCCCGGTGGAACTCGGTGAGCAGCGCCGGGAACTCCAGTTCACCGAGCCTCGCCTGATACGGCGGCGTCACCTCGACGACCTCGGCACCGGCCTTGACCAGCGAGTTCCTGGTCTTCGTCATCACCGCGTCGACGTCCGGGCCGAGGACCGGCAGGCGCCAGAGACCGATCCGGGAACCCTTCAGCACACCGGGCCGGAGGTACGCGGCGTAGTCGGTCGGCTGATTCGGCGGATACGCACCGGTGGCCGGGTCGCTCGGGTCGCGGCCCTGGAGCGCGGACAGGGTCAGCGCGACGTCGACGACGTGCCTGGCCATCGGGCCGGCGGTGTCCTGCTCGGCCGAGATCGGCACCACGCCGGTGCGGCTGACCAGGCCGAGGCTCGGTTTGTGCCCCACGGTCGCGGTCATCCCGGCCGGGCAGACGATCGAGCCATCGGTCTCACTGCCGATCGCGACCTGGGCGAGTGACGCGGCGACACCCGCGGCGGATCCGGCGGACGACCCGCAAGGGTTGCGATCGAGCACGTACGGGTTGTTCGTCTGCCCGCCGACGCCCGACCACCCGGAAGTGGGTTTCGCGGCGCGGAAGTTCGCCCATTCCGACAGGTTCGCCTTGCCGAGGACGACCGCGCCCGCGTCACGCAGACGGCGGATCAGGGTCGCGTCCTTCGCGGGCTTGCTGCGCAGCGCGCGCGAGCCCGCCGTCGTCTGCATGGAGCGGGTGTCGACGTTGTCCTTCACCAGGACGGGGATGCCGTCCAACGGTCCGCGGGTCTTGCCGGCGCGACGCCGGGCGTCGCTCTCCGCGGCTTGCGCGATCGCGGCGGGATCGACCGCGATGACCGCGTTCAGCTTGCGGTCGACCTTGTGGATGCGGTCGAGATAGGCCGAGGTCAGGCCGACCGCGGTCAGCCGTCCGGCGGACATCCGGGCCTGGAGCGCGGGGATGTCGGCGGAGTCGAGATCGAGTGGCTTCCCGGCGGCGGACGCCGCCGGCGCGGCACTCGCCGCGATGGCCGCGGCGACCAATGTCGTCAGAACTCGGAACACCGGTCGCCGCACCATCAGGTCTCCTTCGTCTAGAGAACCGGAAGCAGGGTCCGCAGCTCGTACGGGGTCACCGCGCTGCGGTAGTTATCCCATTCAACACGTTTGTTACGCAGGAAGAAGTCGTAAACGTGCTCTCCGAGCGCTTCGGGCAGAAGTTCCGATTTCTCCATCTCCGACAGCGCCTCCCCGAGGTTCTGCGGGAGCTGGGCATACCCGGCCGCGCGGCGCTCGGCGTCCGAGAGCTGCCAGATGTTGTCCTCGGCGGGAGGCGGGAGCTCGTAGCCCTTCTCGATGCCCTTGAGACCGGCGGCCAGGATCACCGAGTACGCCAGGTAGGGGTTGCACGCAGAGTCGAGCGTGCGGATCTCCACGCGGCGTGACGACGCCTTGCCCGGCGAGTACATCGGCACCCGGACCAGCGCGGAGCGGTTGGCGCGGCCCCACGAAACGGTCGTCGGGGCCTCACTGCCGCTGATCAGCCGCTTGTAGGAGTTCACCCATTGGTTGGTGACCGCCGAGATCTCCTTCGCGTGGTGCAGCAGCCCCGCCACGAACGCTTTACCCGTCGCCGACAACTCGTACGGGTCCTCCGCGTCGTAGAAGGCGTTGCGATCACCCTCGAACAGGCTCACGTGGGTGTGCATCCCTGAGCCCGGCTGATCGGTGAACGGCTTCGGCATGAACGTCGCGCGGACGCCCTGCGTGAGCGCGACCTCCTTGACGACGTAGCGGAAGGTCATCACGTTGTCGGCCATGGTCAGCGCGTCGGCGTACCGGAGGTCGATCTCCTGCTGACCGGGCGCGCCCTCGTGGTGGCTGAACTCGACGGAGATACCCATCGCCTCGAGCGTCTCGATGGCGTGCCGTCGGAAGTGCGTCGCCGTGGCGTGGCTGGCCTGATCGAAGTAGCCGCCGTTGTCAGCGGGCTCGGGCTCACTGCCGTCGTCCGGCAGGCTGGCGAGCAGGAAGAACTCGATTTCGGGGTGGACGTAGCAGGTGAAGCCCGCTTCGCCCGCCTTGGAAAGCTGCCTGCGCAAGACGTGCCTGGGGTCCGCCCAGGACGGGGAGCCGTCCGGCATCGCGATGTCGCAGAACATGCGCGCCGAGTACGGGCCGCCGTCCGGGGTCTCCCACGGGAGGACCTGGAACGTGGCCGGGTCGGGCTTCGCGACCATGTCGGACTCGTAGACCCGCGCGAATCCTTCGATGGCCGATCCGTCGAAGCCGATCCCCTCGCTGAAGGCGCCCTCGAGTTCGGCGGGCGCCACCGCGACGGACTTGAGAAACCCCAGCACATCCGTGAACCAGAGCCTGACGAAACGGATGTCGCGCTCTTCCAAGGTACGGAGCACGAACTCCTGCTGGCGATCCATGGCCGCACCCTAACGAGAACGTGTTAACGACATGTTTCGCGACGCGCCGATCGACCGGAAGTGGTGGATCACCCGACGAGCGCCGGTTCGGGTCTGGCCGCCTTGGTGATCGCCAGCGAAGCGACCGAAGCGACCACGGCGAGGCTCGCCGCGATGTACCAAGCGAGCGCGTAGCTGCCCGATGAATCGCGGATCGCGCCCGCGCCGAAGGCCGCGAGACCGGCCCCGAGCTGGTGACTGGCGAAGACCCAGCCGAAGACGATCGGCCCGGCGGCGCCGTATTGCCGGACACAGAGCGCGACCGTGGGCGGAACCGTCGCCACCCAGTCGAGGCCGTAGAAGATGATGAACGCCCACATGCTCGGTTCCACCGTTCCGCTCAACAGTTGAGGGAGCAGGGCGAGCGAAACGCCGCGAAGGGCGTAGTAGACGCCGAGAAGGATCCGCGGATCGACGCGGTCGGTGAGCCAGCCGGAGGCGATCGTGCCGACGACGTCGAAGATCCCGACGAGGGCAAGCAGTCCGGCGGCCGTCGTCTGTGGCATGCCGTGGTCGTGCGCCGCGGGCACGAAGTGGGTGCTGACCAGGCCGTTCGTCGTGGCGCCGCAGATCGCGAAGCCGACGGCGAGCAGCCAGAACGTCCTCGTGCGCGCTGCCGAGCCGAGCACCGAGAGCGCGCGGCGCACGGAACCACCCGTGCGGGCGACAGGGGCGACTTCACCGGGCTCCGCGCCGTAAGCGGTCATTCCGACGTCGGACGGGTGATCGCGGACCACCAGGAGAACCACGGGCACGACCGCCAGTGCGGCGATGGCGATGACGAGCGACGCCGTCCGCCAGCCTTCGTCGACGGCCAGGTTCGCCACGATCGGGAGGAAGATGAGCTGGCCGGTGGCGCCCGCCGCGGTGAGGACCCCGGTGACGACGCCGCGGCTGCGGACGAACCAGCGGGCGGCGACCGTCGCGGCGAAACTCATCGCCATCGAGCCGGTGCCGACGCCGACCAGGACGCCCCAGCAGAGGATGAGCTGCCAGCTCGCGTCCATGAACACCGTGCCGCCCGCGCCGATCGCGACGACGAACAACGCAGTCGAGGCGACGCGCCGCATGCCGAAGCGCTCCATGAGAGCTGCGGCGAAAGGCGAGAAGAGGCCGTAAAGGACGAGGTTCACGGAGACGGCCGACGCGATCGTCGCGCGCGACCAGCCGAATTCGTTGTGAAGCGGGTCGATGAGCACGCCGGGAGCCGCGCGGAAACCGGCGGCGGCGAGCAGGGCGATGAATGCGGCGGCGGCGACGAACCACGCGCGGTGGAGCCGGTTCTGAGGTTGCACGGATACAGCCTCATCGGCGGCGGCTCGCGGCGAAAGCGGCCGGAAGGACACTGTGCGAAAGATTCGGGCCAAGGCCATAGGCTCTTGGCCATGCGCTGCCGTCACCTCGTGCCGGCGCTGCTGCTCACGATCGGGCTCATCGGCGGCTGCGCGGGGTCTCCCCCGTTGCCGCCTGCCGAGGAATACGTGAGCGCGGCGGCCGACTCCCTCGTCTCGTTGCGCAGCGTGCGGTTCACGCTCGGGGTGAACGGTGTCGTCACCGGCCTGCCGGTGCGGGGACTCGACGGCGAGGTCAGTCTGGAGGGTGGCGCGGTCGGTAATGCCGACCTGCAGGACGACTTCGAACGGATGAAGGTCAAGTACCGGCTGTCCGGCTCGGAGATCACGCTCAGTGGGCCTCGCGGGGAGCGCGTGATTCCGGCTTCGGCGCCGTACACGCCCGAAGCGATGCTCGGGCCCGAAGGCGGACTTCGACGGCTGCTGACCGGCGCGACCGACCTGCGGGGCGAGCGATGGGAGCGGGTGCAGGACACCGAGTCGTTCCGGATCGCCGCGAAGGTGCCGGCCGCGGTGATCGGCGGGATCGTGCCGGAGATCAAGTCGGACGTGTTCGTGAAGCTGTGGATTTCGCGGGACGAGCCGCGGCGGCTGGTGCGGGTGTGGCTGCAGGTGCCGCCGACGAGGCCGGAGGAGTTCGCGGTGATGCTCGAACTGGCGTTGACCAGGCATAACTCGGTGGTCATCGGGGCAGGGCGGTAGCAAAGGTCCCTTGCTCCCCTGCTAGGAGCAGCGGGTGTCGGGGGCGGGTAGTTCGCCGTCGGTCAGGTAGGCGATGCCGGCTCTGTCGACGCACTCGTTCCCCTCGAGGAAGACCGTGTGCTGCGCTCCCTCGAACGTGAGCAAAGCTCCCTTGAGGTCCCGCGCGAGATTCACGCCGGACGCGTGCGGGGTCGCGGGGTCGTCGGTGGTCGAGATGACCAGGGGCTTCGGCAGGCCGTCGATGTCCGGCTTGTGCACCTCCGAAGTGGCGGGCACGGGCCAAATCGAACAGATGTCGAGCTCGCTCATGTCCGGGGTGCCACCGGCGAGGAACGGTGCGCCCTGGAGCATCCGCTGGTGGGCGCCTTCGATGACCCGCCTGTCGGCGATCCGCGTGCTGTCGACGCAACGGACCGCGAAGTACACGTCGAGGATGCCGGTGTACCGGCCGTCCGTCTCGCGGCCGTAGTAGTTGTCCGCGAGCGCGACCAGGGTTTTGCCGCTTCCCCGTTTCAGCTCGGCGAGCCCGTCGTTGAGGAACTTCCACGCGTCCTGCGAGTACAGCGCGGCGCTGGTCCCGGTGATGGCGTCTTCGAACGAGAGCTTGCGGGTCCCCGCGGGCACCGGTTCGGTGATCAGCGGCCGGACCAGGTCCTGGAACGCTTTCGTCACCGCGCCCGCGTCCCGGCCGAGCGCGCAGTCTTCGCGAGCGGCGCACCACTTGCCGAATTCGGCGAACGTGTTCTGGAAGCCGGCCATCTGCGTGACCAGCGACTCGGCGGTGTCGAGCTGGGGATCGACCGCACCGTCGAGGAGCAACGCGCGCACCTTGTCCGGATAGGCCTCGGCGTAGGCGGTCCCGATCTGCGTGCCGTAGGAAAAGCCCAGGTAGGTGAGCTTCTCGTCGCCGAGGGCCGAGCGCAGGACGTCGAGATCGCGGACGACGTCCCTGGTCCCGATGTTGGCGAGCAGCTCTTTGCCGTGCTTCGTGCGCTCGGCGCACTTCGCGGCGTACGCCTTGGCGTCGGCGAGCTGCTTCGCGATCCCGGCGGGCGTCGAGTCGCTTTCCGAATCTTCCGCGCGGTCAGCGTCGCGCTCGGCATCAGTGAGGCAGACGAGCTTCGGCTCGCTGGTCCCGACTCCACGCGGATCGAATCCGACGATGTCGAAGCGCTCGGCCAGCGCCGCCGCGGGCCGGGACTTCGCGATCCGCGCCGCGGCCGAGACGCCCGAGCCACCGGGGCCGCCCGGATTGAGCACGAGGGAACCGATCCGCCCGCCGGTGCTCTTCGTCTTGTGCCGGAGGACGCCGATCGAGATCGTCTCGCCGTCCGGCTTCAGGTAGTCGAGCGGCACGGTGAGCTTCGCGCAGTCGAACGCCTTGTCCGCGGAAGACTCACACGCGCCCCACTCCAGCTCCTGCTGAGTGAACTTCTCAAGCGCCTTCGGGTCCGGCGTCGGTGACGCGGTGGTCGTGGGCGACGCCGTCGGCGCGGGCTGCGGCTGCTGCTGCGTCGTGCACGAGGCGACCAGCACGGCGACGACGAGCACGGCCGGGACGCGGCGAAGGCTCATCTCGCGATCTTCGCAGCGTCCCGGCCGCTCAGGGCCCTTCGCGCCGAACTCGTTACTTGGCGGCGCAGCGCGTGCCCTCGTCCGGCAGGGCGCCGTTCACCAGGTAATCGATGCCGATCTTGTCGACGCAGGACACGCCCTGGAGGAACACGGTGTGCTGGTTGCCCTCGAACGTGAGCAAAGCTCCCTTGATCGCTTTCGCGAGGTTGACGCCCGCCTGGTACGGGGTCGCCGGGTCGTTCGTCGTCGAGATGACCAGCGTCTTCGGCAGCCCTTCGACGTTCGGCTGGTGCGGCTCGGACGTGTTGGGCACCGGCCAGAAGGCGCAGGCGTCACGCGCGGAACCGTCCGGCCTCCCGTCGTCGAGGAACGGCGCCGCCTCCGCGTACCGCTTCTGCGCGTCGAGGATCTTCGCCTGATCGGTGACGCGCGGGTCGTCGACGCAGCGGATCGCGACGAACGCGTCCTGCGTCGTCCCGTACCGGCCGTCGGCGCCGCGTTCGTTGTAGAGATCGGCCAGTTTCTCCAGGCCGTCGCCGCGCTGGCGCTTCAGATCGTTGAGCGCGGTGTTCAGCGGTTCCCAGAGATCTTCCTGGTAGAGAGCCTGTATCACGCCTGTCGTCGCGTCCTCGTACGACAGTTTGCGGCCGTCGCTGACCGGCACCGGGAAGTCGATCAGCGGGCGCACCAGATCCTGGAACGCCTTCGTCACGCCGGCGGCGTCACGCCCGAGGGCGCAGTCCTCACGCGCGGCGCACCAGTTCGAGAACTCCCCGAACGCCTTGCCGAAGCCCTGCCCCTGCCCGACCAGCGACTCCACCGCGTCCTGCTCCGGGTCGACGGCCCCGTCGAGCACCAGGGCGCGGACGTTCGCCGGGAACGCCTCGGCGTAGGCGGAGCCGATCCGCGTCCCGTAGGAGTAGCCGAGGTAGCTCAGCTTCGGCTCGCCGATGACCGAGCGCAGGATGTCCATGTCCTTGACGACGTCACGCGTGCCCAGGTTCGCGAGCATCGCGGCGCCGTGTTCGGTCCGCTGGGCGCACTTCGCCGCGAAGTCCTGGGACTCGGTCTCCTGCTTTTTCACTCCCTCGGGTGAGCCGTCGGTCTCGCTGTCGTCCGCGCGGTCCGCGTCGCGCTCGGCGTCGGTCAGGCAGCGGACCTGCGGCTGGCTCGCGCCGATCCCGCGCGGGTCGAAACCGACCATGTCGAAGCGTTTGCCCAGCTCGTTCGTCGCCGTGCGGGAGGCGAGACCGGCCGCGGCCTGCATCCCGGAAGCGCCGGGACCACCGGGATTGACCACGAGCGCGCCAATCCTTTCGTCGGTTTCCAGCGCCTTCCGGCGCAGCAGGCCGAGCGTGATCGAGTCGCCTTCGGGCTTCGCGTAGTCGAGCGGGACGGTCAGACGAGCGCACTGCGCGTCCTTCACCCGAAACGCCGCTTTCGCGTCATCGGATGTCGCGTAGGGTGCACAGTCGGCCCAGGTCAGGCTCTGTCCGTAGAACTTCTCGAGTCCGGCGGGCACCGGTCCGGTCGGAGCGTGCGATTCGGTGGCCGGAGGCGGCGGCTGGGTTCTACCCTCTCCCGACGAGCAGGCGGCGACGGTGACCGCGAGCAGGCCGGACAGCGTGATCGCGGCGAATCGACGGGCACGGGACCTGGCGCTGACATGAGTGGACACGGTTGGATCGTGCCATCGGCCGTGGAACTCGGCCGCACCACCACTGCGTTGGTGGTACGGGTGCGGACGGCAGAAGAACAGACGGGAGCACAGGGGTGGCAGCACTGATCAGCCGGGTGGGCAAGAAGCTGCGCCGGATCATCCAGCGGCCGGGCAGCGTCGAGCTGACCCGCTACGAAGCGCTGCTGCCGGCCATCGAGAAGCTCGAGCCCGAGTTGGAAAAGCTTTCCGACGAGGAGCTGACAGAGCGGGCCGGCAAGCTTCGGGACGCGGCTTCCTTCGGCAACGACCAGCTGATCGAGGTCTGCGCGCTCGGTCGAGAGGCCGCGCGGCGGGCGCTCGGCGAGCGCGCCTTCGACGTCCAGCTGCTGGGCACGATGGGCCTGCTCAGCGGGCACATCGTGCAAATGGAGACCGGTGAGGGCAAGACGCTGGCGGGTGCGCTGGCGGGCGCCGGGTACGCCCTGCGCGGGAAGCACGTCCACGTCGTCACGGTGAACGACTACCTCGCCCGCCGTGACGCGGAGTGGATGGGCCCGATCTACGACCTGCTCGGCGTCTCCGTCGGCTGGGTCGAGCCCGCGCACTCCCGCGAGGAGCGCCGTGAGGCGTACGCGAAGGAGGTCACGTACGGCGCCGTCAGCGAGATCGGCTTCGACGTGCTGCGCGACCGGCTGGTGACCCGCGAAGAGGACCTGGTCCAGCGCGAGCCCGAGGTCGCGATCGTCGACGAGGCGGACTCCGTGCTGGTCGACGAGGCCCGCGTGCCGCTGGTGATGGCGGGGTCGATCGACCACACCGACGCCGACGAAGAGGTCGCGAACATCGTCCGGCGGCTGCGGCTCGGGCTGCACTACGAGACCGACGCCGACGGCCGCAACGCCTGGTTGACCAAGGCGGGCGCTTCGGTGGTCGAGAAGGCTCTCGGCGACGACATCAATCTCTACGACGAGACGGGGTCGGACCGGCTGCCCGCGGTGAACGTGGCGCTGCACGCGCACGCGCTGCTCACCCGCGACGTCGACTACCTCGTGCGCGACGGGAAGGTGCAGCTCATCAACGCCGCGCGTGGCCGCGTCGCCGAACTGCAGCGCTGGCCGGACGGCCTCCAGGCCGCCGTCGAAGCGAAGGAGCAGGTCAAGGCGACCGACCGTGGCGAGATCCTCGACTCGATCACCGTGCAGGCGCTGCTCGCGCGGTACCCCGAGGTCGCGGGGATGACCGGTACCGCGGTCGCGGTCGCCGAGCAGCTGCGCGAGTTCTACAAGCTCGAGGTGGCGGTCATCCCGCCGAACACGCCGAACATCCGTGAGGACCAGGAGGACCGGATCTTCGGATCGCCGTCGCAGAAGCTGCGCGCGATCGAGGAGGAGATCCGGCGGGTGCACGAGACCGGGCGGCCGATCCTCGTCGGCACCCAGGACGTCGCCGAATCCGAAGAGCTGGCCGAGAAACTGGCGAAGGTCGACCTCGAATGCGTCGTGCTCAACGCGCGCAACGACGCCGAGGAAGCCGCGATCATCGCCGATGCCGGCAAGAAGGGCGCGGTGACCGTCTCGACCCAGATGGCCGGTCGAGGCACCGACATCCGGCTGGGCGGCAAGGACGGCGAAGGCCGCGACGAGGTCGTCGAACTGGGCGGACTGCACGTGATCGGCACCGCCCGCTACCCGTCGAGCAGGCTGGACGGCCAGCTGCGCGGCCGGTCCGGACGCCAGGGCGACCCGGGCAGCGCGGTGTTCTTCGCCAGCTTGAACGACGAACTCGTGCTGTCGAACGCGCCGGACATCCCCGAGGGCATCAGCTCCGACGTGGGCAGCGGCGAGATCGTCGACCCGGCGGCGCTGCGGCAGATCAACCACGCGCAGCGCGTCGCCGAGGGCGTCGACCTGGAGATCCACCGGAACACGTGGCGCTACACGCGGCTGATCGAGCGGCAGCGCGGCGAGCTGCTGGAGCACCGGGACAAGGTGCTGCGGACGAAGCACGCGGCGGAGGTGCTGGAGAAGGCCCACCCGGAGAAGTTCAAGGAGCTTTCGGAGGCTGTCGACGACGAGGCTCGCGTCGAGCAGCTTTGCCGCGAGGTGCTGCTGTTCCACATCGACCAGCTGTGGTCCGACCACCTGGCGTTCCTGACCGACGTGCGGGAGAGCATCCACCTGCGGGCGCTGGCGCGGGAGACGCCGATCGACGAGTTTCACCGCGCGGCGATCCCCGAGTTCCACAAGATCATCCCGGAGGCGGCCGAGCGGGCGGCGAAGACGCTCGAGGAAGCCGAGATCACCGAGAACGGGATCGACCTCGGCGACGCGGGCGTGCGGCGGGCGAACACGACGTGGACCTACCTGGTGCACGACAACCCGTTCGACTCCGACTTCGAGCAGACCATCAAGAAGGTGCGGAGCATGATCAAGCGCAAGTAGCGCGCGGGTCCTCAGCGGGGAGCGGGGGACCTTTGCTGTCACTCTCTTTCGGAGAGCGATAGCAAAGGTCCCCCGCTCTCTTTTCGTGCCGGCCGGACCCAGGTGGGCGATTCGGCACATCCGGTCGTCCCCGCGGACGCCGGTGGGTGAGAATGTCGGCATGCCGCAACTGCGCATCGCACTGGCCCAGGTCAACACCACCGTCGGGGACCTCGAAGGCAACGCCGAGCTCACCGTCGAGTGGACTCGCAAAGCCGCCGAAGCAGGCGCCCACGTCGTCGTCTTCCCGGAGATGTCCCTCACCGGCTACCCCGTCGAGGACCTCTCCCTCCGCCCGACCTTCGCGTCCGCCTCGAAGCAGATGGTCGAAGCGCTCGCCAAGCGGCTCGAAGACGCCGGATGCGGCGAGGTCCTCACCTACATCGGGTACCTCGATCTGGACGAAACCGGCCCGCGCGACGCGGCGGCCGCGCTGTACCGCGGCGAAGTGGTCGCCCGCCAGTTCAAGCACCACCTACCCAACTACGGCGTCTTCGACGAGCACCGCTGGTTCAAGCCGGGCCACGACCTCGAGGTCGTCCGCTTCCACGGTGTCGACGTCGGCATGGTGATCTGCGAGGACGTCTGGCAGGACGGCGGCCCGATCTCCGCGCTGGGCAAGGCCGGCGTGGACCTGGTGGTCGCGCCCAACGCTTCGCCTTACGAGCGGGCGAAGGACGACATCCGCCTGCCGCTGATCGCTCGCCGCGCGGCCGAGGCCGGAGCACCCCTGGTCTACACGAACCAGGTCGGCGGCCAGGACGACCTCGTCTTCGACGGCGACTCGATCGTGGTCGGCGCGGACGGACGCCTGCTGGCGCGCGCGCCCCAGTTCGTCGAGCACCTGCTCGTCGTCGACACGGACCTCGAGTCGGGCGGGCACACCGCCGAAGGCGAGTTCGAGGGCCTGCGGGTGAAGCGCCGAGTGCTCAGCGAGGAGCCGGTTCCGGCGTACACCCCGCGCACCGAGTCCGCGATCAGCGAGCCGCTGTCGGACGAAGCCGAGGTGTGGCACGCGCTGGTCGTCGGCCTGCGCGATTACGTGCACAAGAACGGCTTCTCGTCGGTGACCTTCGGCTTCTCGGGCGGCATCGACTCCGCGGTCGTTGCGGCGCTGGCCGCCGACGCTCTGGGCGGCGACAACGTCTACGGCGTTTCGATGCCTTCGGAGTACTCCTCCGAGCACTCGAAGGGCGACGCCGAGGACCTCGCCCGCCGGATCGGCGCACACTACCGCGTCGAGCCGATCGCGGACATGGTCAAGGTCTACGTGGAGCAGCTTCAGCTGACCGGCCTCGCCGAGGAGAACATCCAGGCCAGGGTCCGGGGCATGCTGCTGATGGCACTGTCCAACCAGGACGGTCACCTCGTGCTCGCCACCGGCAACAAGACCGAACTCGCCGTCGGGTACTCGACGATCTACGGCGACGCCGTCGGAGCCTTCGCGCCGATCAAGGACCTGTTCAAGACGCACGTCTGGCACCTGGCCAAGTGGCGCAACGCGGAAGCCGAGAAGAACGGCGAAACCCCGCCGATCCCGGAGAACTCGATCACCAAACCACCGTCGGCCGAGCTGCGGCCGGGGCAGCTGGACAGCGACTCGCTGCCCGACTACCTGATGCTCGACGACATCCTCGACGACTACATCGAGGGCGACCGCGGTTATGTCGACCTGGTCGACGCGGGTTTCGAACCGGAGACCATCG is from Amycolatopsis lurida and encodes:
- a CDS encoding alpha/beta hydrolase gives rise to the protein MSGLLAVTVAACSSGEGRTQPPPPATESHAPTGPVPAGLEKFYGQSLTWADCAPYATSDDAKAAFRVKDAQCARLTVPLDYAKPEGDSITLGLLRRKALETDERIGALVVNPGGPGASGMQAAAGLASRTATNELGKRFDMVGFDPRGIGASQPQVRCLTDAERDADRADDSETDGSPEGVKKQETESQDFAAKCAQRTEHGAAMLANLGTRDVVKDMDILRSVIGEPKLSYLGYSYGTRIGSAYAEAFPANVRALVLDGAVDPEQDAVESLVGQGQGFGKAFGEFSNWCAAREDCALGRDAAGVTKAFQDLVRPLIDFPVPVSDGRKLSYEDATTGVIQALYQEDLWEPLNTALNDLKRQRGDGLEKLADLYNERGADGRYGTTQDAFVAIRCVDDPRVTDQAKILDAQKRYAEAAPFLDDGRPDGSARDACAFWPVPNTSEPHQPNVEGLPKTLVISTTNDPATPYQAGVNLAKAIKGALLTFEGNQHTVFLQGVSCVDKIGIDYLVNGALPDEGTRCAAK
- the secA2 gene encoding accessory Sec system translocase SecA2 — protein: MAALISRVGKKLRRIIQRPGSVELTRYEALLPAIEKLEPELEKLSDEELTERAGKLRDAASFGNDQLIEVCALGREAARRALGERAFDVQLLGTMGLLSGHIVQMETGEGKTLAGALAGAGYALRGKHVHVVTVNDYLARRDAEWMGPIYDLLGVSVGWVEPAHSREERREAYAKEVTYGAVSEIGFDVLRDRLVTREEDLVQREPEVAIVDEADSVLVDEARVPLVMAGSIDHTDADEEVANIVRRLRLGLHYETDADGRNAWLTKAGASVVEKALGDDINLYDETGSDRLPAVNVALHAHALLTRDVDYLVRDGKVQLINAARGRVAELQRWPDGLQAAVEAKEQVKATDRGEILDSITVQALLARYPEVAGMTGTAVAVAEQLREFYKLEVAVIPPNTPNIREDQEDRIFGSPSQKLRAIEEEIRRVHETGRPILVGTQDVAESEELAEKLAKVDLECVVLNARNDAEEAAIIADAGKKGAVTVSTQMAGRGTDIRLGGKDGEGRDEVVELGGLHVIGTARYPSSRLDGQLRGRSGRQGDPGSAVFFASLNDELVLSNAPDIPEGISSDVGSGEIVDPAALRQINHAQRVAEGVDLEIHRNTWRYTRLIERQRGELLEHRDKVLRTKHAAEVLEKAHPEKFKELSEAVDDEARVEQLCREVLLFHIDQLWSDHLAFLTDVRESIHLRALARETPIDEFHRAAIPEFHKIIPEAAERAAKTLEEAEITENGIDLGDAGVRRANTTWTYLVHDNPFDSDFEQTIKKVRSMIKRK
- a CDS encoding NAD+ synthase, which translates into the protein MPQLRIALAQVNTTVGDLEGNAELTVEWTRKAAEAGAHVVVFPEMSLTGYPVEDLSLRPTFASASKQMVEALAKRLEDAGCGEVLTYIGYLDLDETGPRDAAAALYRGEVVARQFKHHLPNYGVFDEHRWFKPGHDLEVVRFHGVDVGMVICEDVWQDGGPISALGKAGVDLVVAPNASPYERAKDDIRLPLIARRAAEAGAPLVYTNQVGGQDDLVFDGDSIVVGADGRLLARAPQFVEHLLVVDTDLESGGHTAEGEFEGLRVKRRVLSEEPVPAYTPRTESAISEPLSDEAEVWHALVVGLRDYVHKNGFSSVTFGFSGGIDSAVVAALAADALGGDNVYGVSMPSEYSSEHSKGDAEDLARRIGAHYRVEPIADMVKVYVEQLQLTGLAEENIQARVRGMLLMALSNQDGHLVLATGNKTELAVGYSTIYGDAVGAFAPIKDLFKTHVWHLAKWRNAEAEKNGETPPIPENSITKPPSAELRPGQLDSDSLPDYLMLDDILDDYIEGDRGYVDLVDAGFEPETIDRVVRMVDKAEYKRRQYPPGTKITFKAFGRDRRLPMTNGWREGTVVTRSAQRDLLPR